One Candidatus Methylacidithermus pantelleriae genomic window carries:
- the tsf gene encoding translation elongation factor Ts, with the protein MKEKIQISTELVRALREKTGAGIMDCKRALEACGGDLEEAQKWLFRQGAAVAERKAGRQAKEGVIASYVHVGDRIGVLVEVNCETDFVARTPQFRELVKDLTLQIAAAAPLYVSRNDVPPAEIRAQEQAIAQEHSGKPPAVVERIVAGKLEKYYATVCLLEQPFVKDQNITVAELIASKIQELGENIVVRRFVRYQLGETA; encoded by the coding sequence GTGAAGGAGAAGATTCAGATTTCGACCGAGCTCGTGCGTGCGCTCCGGGAAAAGACGGGAGCCGGGATCATGGACTGCAAGAGGGCTTTGGAGGCGTGCGGGGGGGATCTTGAGGAAGCCCAAAAGTGGCTTTTCCGGCAAGGGGCAGCCGTTGCAGAACGCAAGGCCGGGCGGCAGGCAAAGGAAGGGGTCATTGCCTCCTACGTTCATGTGGGGGATCGGATCGGGGTCTTGGTTGAGGTGAACTGTGAGACGGATTTTGTCGCGCGGACCCCGCAATTTCGCGAGCTGGTCAAAGATTTGACCCTTCAAATTGCCGCCGCGGCCCCTCTGTACGTTTCTCGCAACGACGTGCCACCGGCTGAGATCCGTGCCCAGGAACAGGCGATTGCCCAGGAGCATTCAGGCAAGCCCCCTGCGGTGGTAGAACGCATCGTGGCGGGGAAGCTGGAAAAGTATTACGCGACGGTTTGCCTTCTCGAACAGCCTTTTGTAAAAGATCAAAATATTACGGTAGCAGAGCTTATTGCCTCCAAAATCCAAGAGCTAGGGGAGAATATCGTCGTACGACGTTTCGTGCGATATCAGTTGGGCGAGACCGCCTAG
- the accC gene encoding acetyl-CoA carboxylase biotin carboxylase subunit, with translation MFKKVLVANRGEIAVRIIRACKELGIRTLAVYSDCDAQALHVRLADEAVCIGPGPSTESYLKIDRIISAAEIGDVDALHPGYGFLAENPYLAEICQSCKITFIGPPLEAIRTMGNKALARSIARRAGVPVVPGSEGTIESEQDALRICRQIGYPVLIKAAAGGGGRGMRVAHNDVSLLQAFVAARMEAEKSFGNGELYVERLIEKPRHVEFQILADRQGKIIHLGERDCSIQRRHQKLVEECPSPGMDPALRRKMGRASVRIAEAVGYQNVGTVEFLVDRSGNFYFIEMNTRIQVEHPVTEEAYGVDLVKQQILLAAGVPLGKEWDELVPSRHAIELRINAEDPLDDFRPYPGTVTRLHVPGGPGVRFDSFLVAGSSVPPYYDSLLGKLIAFGENREVALQRLARALEEMEIVGVPTTLALGRMLVRNPDFRRGDYSVDFLEELLSDRKTLWETASPVSTGLGKPEEVSEVVP, from the coding sequence ATGTTCAAAAAGGTCCTTGTTGCCAACCGTGGGGAGATCGCCGTACGCATCATTCGAGCTTGTAAAGAGCTCGGCATTCGCACGCTGGCGGTTTACTCCGACTGTGATGCCCAGGCGCTTCATGTCCGCCTTGCCGACGAGGCCGTCTGCATCGGGCCGGGCCCGAGTACAGAAAGTTATTTGAAGATCGATCGGATCATCAGCGCAGCCGAGATCGGTGATGTGGACGCGTTGCACCCTGGATACGGTTTTTTAGCAGAAAACCCGTACCTGGCAGAGATCTGCCAGAGCTGTAAGATCACCTTTATTGGCCCTCCCCTCGAGGCCATCCGGACTATGGGAAACAAGGCACTGGCACGCTCCATTGCACGCCGGGCCGGTGTGCCGGTGGTGCCTGGAAGCGAGGGAACGATAGAGTCGGAGCAGGACGCGTTGCGGATCTGCCGGCAGATTGGTTATCCGGTTTTGATCAAAGCAGCGGCCGGAGGAGGAGGAAGGGGAATGCGGGTGGCTCACAATGACGTGAGCCTTCTCCAGGCTTTCGTGGCCGCTCGGATGGAGGCCGAAAAGAGCTTTGGGAATGGAGAGCTGTATGTAGAGCGGCTGATTGAAAAACCCAGGCATGTGGAGTTCCAGATTTTGGCTGACCGCCAGGGAAAGATTATCCATCTGGGGGAGAGGGACTGTTCCATCCAGCGAAGACACCAGAAGCTTGTGGAGGAGTGTCCGTCCCCGGGGATGGATCCTGCCCTGCGTCGCAAGATGGGTCGGGCCAGTGTGCGGATCGCCGAGGCGGTAGGCTACCAGAATGTAGGGACGGTGGAATTTCTCGTGGATCGATCGGGAAACTTCTATTTTATCGAGATGAACACTCGGATCCAGGTAGAACATCCGGTAACGGAAGAGGCCTACGGGGTTGACCTGGTTAAGCAGCAAATTCTTCTCGCCGCAGGCGTTCCCCTGGGAAAGGAGTGGGATGAGCTTGTGCCGAGCAGGCACGCGATTGAGCTTCGCATCAATGCCGAGGATCCCTTGGATGATTTTCGCCCTTACCCGGGAACCGTCACCCGGTTGCACGTCCCGGGCGGTCCGGGGGTGCGCTTTGATTCTTTTCTTGTAGCCGGCAGCTCGGTTCCCCCGTACTACGACTCTCTTCTTGGGAAGCTGATTGCTTTTGGGGAGAATCGGGAGGTTGCCTTGCAAAGACTGGCTCGTGCTCTGGAGGAAATGGAAATTGTGGGTGTTCCTACGACCCTTGCGCTGGGCCGGATGCTGGTGAGAAACCCCGATTTTCGACGGGGAGACTACTCCGTTGACTTTTTAGAAGAGTTACTGTCGGATCGAAAGACCCTTTGGGAAACCGCTTCCCCCGTGTCAACGGGTCTCGGGAAACCCGAGGAGGTTTCCGAGGTTGTTCCATAG
- the rpsB gene encoding 30S ribosomal protein S2, giving the protein MVDPKLLVEAGVHFGHRTDRWHPKMKPYILEARNGVHLINVEKTAQLLEKACRFLREVAARGEKVLFVGCKKQAQGLVEELAKKTDSFYVKERWLGGMLTNLATIRKSVGRLRWIEELEAKGLLEQMPKKEVSSLRREAARLRRSLDGIRDMERLPGAVILVDVVKEAIAVHEARRCRVPSIGIVDTNGNPELVDIPIPGNDDSIRSLRALLEPLAQAILEGRSEGSPHESSELATVEP; this is encoded by the coding sequence ATGGTTGATCCAAAGCTTCTCGTAGAAGCGGGCGTTCACTTTGGGCACCGGACGGACCGGTGGCACCCGAAGATGAAGCCCTACATTCTGGAAGCCCGCAATGGGGTTCATTTGATCAACGTGGAAAAGACCGCGCAACTTTTGGAAAAGGCTTGCCGGTTTCTGCGGGAGGTAGCTGCTCGAGGGGAGAAGGTTCTCTTTGTCGGATGCAAAAAACAGGCCCAGGGTCTTGTGGAGGAGCTCGCAAAAAAAACCGATTCTTTTTATGTAAAGGAACGGTGGCTTGGGGGGATGTTGACCAATTTGGCGACCATTCGCAAATCGGTCGGGCGGCTGCGTTGGATCGAGGAGTTGGAAGCCAAGGGTCTTTTGGAACAGATGCCCAAAAAGGAAGTGTCTAGCCTTCGCCGGGAGGCAGCGCGGCTCCGTCGCAGCTTGGATGGGATTCGGGACATGGAAAGACTGCCGGGAGCGGTGATCCTTGTAGATGTCGTGAAAGAGGCCATAGCGGTTCATGAGGCCCGGCGGTGCCGGGTTCCCAGTATCGGGATTGTGGACACCAATGGAAACCCGGAGCTTGTCGACATTCCCATTCCGGGCAACGACGATTCGATCCGTTCCCTTCGGGCCTTGTTGGAACCTCTCGCTCAGGCCATTCTGGAGGGAAGAAGCGAGGGATCACCGCATGAGTCCTCAGAACTTGCGACGGTCGAACCTTAG